A portion of the Burkholderia pseudomultivorans genome contains these proteins:
- a CDS encoding c-type cytochrome, with translation MNKVAHFASLALVLAASGCHDLERSREVDNPAVSGKTIALQVCSNCHGATGVSVSPMFPKLAGQGKEYLVDQLTDFKHHARADPNAKRFMWGFTHLTDAQIDELATYFSSQTPTLGEGGDRVLLDAGRAIFMSGLPDKGVAACAGCHGQHGEGLSGFPRLAGQHADYVIKQLRVFRETDTRPRGAVMKSVCANMSEQDMRAVAAFVEAFPAGGDAPASPPARE, from the coding sequence ATGAACAAGGTCGCCCATTTCGCTTCGCTTGCGCTGGTGCTGGCGGCATCGGGTTGTCACGACCTCGAGCGATCGCGCGAAGTCGACAATCCGGCCGTGTCGGGCAAGACCATCGCGCTGCAGGTGTGCTCGAACTGTCACGGCGCGACCGGCGTGTCGGTATCGCCGATGTTTCCGAAGCTTGCCGGACAGGGCAAGGAATACCTCGTCGATCAACTGACGGATTTCAAGCATCACGCGCGCGCCGATCCGAACGCGAAGCGGTTCATGTGGGGCTTCACGCATCTGACCGACGCGCAGATCGACGAGCTGGCGACTTATTTCTCGAGCCAGACGCCGACGCTCGGCGAGGGCGGCGATCGGGTGCTCCTTGACGCGGGCCGGGCGATCTTCATGTCGGGACTGCCGGACAAGGGCGTCGCCGCCTGCGCCGGATGCCACGGCCAGCATGGCGAGGGGCTGAGCGGGTTCCCGCGCCTCGCGGGCCAGCACGCGGACTACGTGATCAAGCAGCTGCGGGTGTTCCGCGAGACCGATACGCGGCCGCGCGGCGCCGTGATGAAGTCGGTATGCGCGAACATGTCCGAGCAGGACATGCGCGCGGTCGCGGCTTTCGTCGAAGCGTTTCCGGCGGGCGGCGACGCACCGGCGAGTCCGCCGGCCCGTGAATGA
- the ccsB gene encoding c-type cytochrome biogenesis protein CcsB, whose protein sequence is MKTIRITRSGTAPVASLPYRDRRRARVDVHGTRFSFVERLSVIDWLFALALVAGAGYAFEHNGAHMDYYDTAVLVGAVPALIALGWRWKPARLLMASIAVLALLAIRIYQGDLARADSAFFLKYFLSSQSAILWMSALFVLATLFYWIGLLARSASGSAIGQKLTWVAVLMGFTGLMVRWYESYLIGADVGHIPVSNLYEVFVLFSLITALLYLYYEGHYGTRTLGAFVLLVISAAVGFLMWYSVARDAQQIQPLVPALQSWWMKIHVPANFIGYGSFALSAMVSVAYLMKERGVLADRLPTLDVLDDVMYKSIAVGFAFFTIATILGALWAAEAWGGYWSWDPKETWALIVWLNYAAWLHMRLMKGLRGTVAAWWALTGLLVTTFAFLGVNLFLSGLHSYGQL, encoded by the coding sequence ATGAAAACCATCCGAATCACGCGCAGCGGCACCGCGCCAGTCGCGAGCCTGCCGTACCGGGACCGCCGCAGGGCGCGCGTCGACGTGCATGGCACGCGCTTTTCATTCGTTGAGCGTCTGTCTGTCATCGACTGGCTGTTCGCACTGGCGCTCGTGGCGGGCGCGGGCTATGCGTTCGAGCACAACGGCGCGCACATGGATTACTACGACACGGCCGTGCTGGTCGGCGCCGTGCCGGCGCTGATCGCGCTCGGCTGGCGCTGGAAGCCCGCGCGGCTGCTGATGGCGTCGATCGCGGTGCTGGCGCTGCTGGCGATCCGGATCTACCAGGGCGATCTCGCACGCGCCGATTCGGCGTTCTTCCTCAAGTATTTCCTGTCGAGCCAGTCGGCGATCCTGTGGATGAGCGCGCTGTTCGTGCTCGCGACGCTGTTCTACTGGATCGGCCTGCTCGCGCGTTCGGCATCGGGATCGGCGATCGGCCAGAAGCTCACCTGGGTCGCGGTGCTGATGGGCTTTACCGGGCTGATGGTGCGCTGGTACGAGTCCTACCTGATCGGCGCGGACGTCGGGCATATCCCGGTGTCGAACCTGTACGAAGTGTTCGTGCTGTTCAGCCTGATCACCGCGCTGCTCTATCTGTATTACGAAGGGCATTACGGCACGCGCACGCTCGGCGCGTTCGTGCTGTTGGTGATCAGCGCGGCGGTCGGCTTCCTGATGTGGTACTCGGTCGCGCGCGATGCGCAGCAGATCCAGCCGCTCGTGCCGGCGCTGCAGAGCTGGTGGATGAAGATCCACGTGCCGGCGAACTTTATCGGCTATGGCAGCTTCGCGCTGTCGGCGATGGTGTCGGTCGCGTACCTGATGAAGGAGCGCGGCGTGCTCGCCGACCGCCTGCCGACGCTCGACGTGCTCGACGACGTGATGTACAAGTCGATTGCGGTCGGTTTCGCGTTCTTCACGATCGCGACGATCCTCGGCGCGCTGTGGGCGGCCGAAGCGTGGGGCGGCTACTGGAGCTGGGACCCGAAGGAAACCTGGGCGCTGATCGTGTGGCTCAACTACGCGGCGTGGCTGCACATGCGGCTGATGAAGGGGCTGCGCGGCACGGTCGCCGCGTGGTGGGCGCTCACCGGCCTGCTGGTGACGACCTTCGCGTTCCTCGGCGTCAACCTGTTCCTGTCGGGGCTGCACAGCTACGGGCAGCTCTGA
- a CDS encoding cytochrome C translates to MSTSLAGHDARHRRMRFAWMAVLAALVLFQASVAHALPVFARQTGQSCVACHAGGQFPELTPYGRMFKLNGYTLGERTIPLAAMAVGDLTKTRFNSDASGNPVSPKDGLPIFDFASVFLAGKITDHLGGFAQFTYIAHDHQDPNGRWKGHWTSDNTDFRFVDRIMTPANDLIVGVTVHNNPTVQDVFNTAPAWGYPYISSTISPVAKIPNLPVLESGSLATQAVGTGAYVYWNKLLYAELTAYSTADGIWSFLSHGNNEGNPNHPQIYLRGYNPYARIALTHDWGPHSVMVGAFGFSVDVYPNDANNFPIFGTGVTRFRDYGLDAQYQYLLEPHTITAQARYVRENIHDPNNFVVSDNTSANLNSLRLKASYVYQAKYGVSLSFFNTTGTADSTAYAASANFHPNTQGWTPEIFWIPDQHIRVGIQYTHFTKFLGATTNYDGNGRNARDNDTLFVYLWIASF, encoded by the coding sequence ATGAGCACCTCTCTGGCCGGCCATGACGCACGTCATCGCCGGATGCGTTTCGCGTGGATGGCCGTGCTTGCGGCGCTCGTCCTGTTTCAGGCGTCCGTCGCGCACGCGCTGCCGGTCTTTGCCCGACAGACCGGGCAGAGCTGCGTCGCGTGCCATGCCGGCGGACAGTTTCCGGAACTGACGCCGTACGGGCGCATGTTCAAGCTGAACGGCTATACGCTCGGCGAACGCACGATTCCGCTTGCCGCGATGGCGGTCGGCGATCTGACCAAGACGCGCTTCAACAGCGACGCGAGCGGCAACCCGGTCAGCCCGAAGGACGGCCTGCCGATCTTCGACTTCGCGAGCGTGTTCCTCGCCGGGAAGATCACCGACCATCTCGGCGGCTTCGCGCAGTTCACCTACATTGCCCATGATCATCAGGACCCGAACGGACGATGGAAAGGCCACTGGACGTCCGACAATACCGACTTTCGCTTCGTGGACCGGATCATGACGCCGGCGAACGACCTGATCGTCGGCGTGACGGTGCACAACAACCCGACCGTGCAGGACGTGTTCAACACCGCGCCGGCATGGGGCTATCCGTACATCTCGTCGACCATCAGCCCGGTTGCGAAGATCCCGAACCTTCCCGTGCTCGAAAGCGGCTCGCTCGCGACGCAGGCGGTCGGCACGGGCGCCTACGTGTACTGGAACAAGCTGCTGTACGCGGAGCTGACCGCCTACAGCACCGCGGACGGCATCTGGTCGTTCCTGAGCCACGGGAACAACGAGGGAAACCCGAATCACCCGCAGATCTATCTGCGCGGCTACAACCCGTATGCGCGCATCGCGCTGACCCACGACTGGGGGCCGCATAGCGTGATGGTCGGCGCGTTCGGCTTCAGCGTCGACGTCTATCCGAACGACGCGAACAATTTCCCGATTTTCGGGACCGGTGTCACGCGTTTTCGAGACTATGGTCTCGATGCGCAATACCAGTACCTGCTGGAGCCGCACACGATCACGGCCCAGGCGCGCTACGTCCGCGAGAACATTCACGACCCGAACAATTTCGTCGTGAGCGACAACACGTCGGCGAACCTGAATTCGCTGCGGCTCAAGGCGTCGTACGTCTACCAGGCCAAGTATGGCGTCAGCCTGTCGTTCTTCAACACGACGGGTACCGCCGACAGCACGGCCTACGCGGCGAGCGCGAACTTCCATCCGAATACGCAGGGATGGACTCCGGAGATATTCTGGATTCCGGATCAACATATTCGCGTCGGCATCCAGTACACGCACTTCACCAAGTTCCTCGGCGCGACGACCAACTACGACGGCAACGGACGCAATGCCAGGGACAACGACACGCTGTTCGTCTATCTATGGATCGCGTCGTTCTGA